The Triticum aestivum cultivar Chinese Spring chromosome 6D, IWGSC CS RefSeq v2.1, whole genome shotgun sequence genomic sequence CGGGAAGCGTTCCCCGTTCCGCCGCGAGGACCGGTGGGCTGGCTGGACCGACCAACCACAGCAGCCGGAGGCGTGGGCCCGCGTGGACCAAGCAGAGCAACCCCAAAAAAACGCAGGAAACGAAAGGAACTCACGCGCGCGCCTGCATGAgttgagcaagaagaagaagaagaagaaaaatcctGAACTGGAGTAGTAGCTCGTACTGACTTCTCTCGGGACGTCGCTGTCCTCCCCCTCCCAAGCCACCGCCATCCATCGCCATGCATGCCAAGCCCCAAAGccttcttcctccctccctccctccctccctttctTTCAACACAGCCCACCAACCCAACATCGCAATCCATTCCTACTACTTTGTATATCTGCGCGCCCATATATAAACGCAGCATCGGCCATGTACAGCGAAGATATTGTCGAGAAGGGCGAGGGCGAGGAGCAGGAGGTCCGCTGCTAAATCTGGAAGTCGATCATTAGCCATTTATTTACTACTTACTCGGGAGCTAGGCAGGCCGGGGGTCAATTACTCCGTCGGTTATCTCATCTATCAGTTTCCGTCTCGAGCTTAAGTtaccagggaggaggaggaggaggttcacTTTTCGGAGGAGGCGCTGacccatttccattcttggaaaCCCGTTACTCCGGCGAGCGAGGCCGGCCGCCGGTGGCCATTCTTCGAGCGGGCATCGGTCGAAGGGATCGAGCAAGGTCGATCGCACCGTCGGCGCTTGGCTTGGAGTTTCGTACGGGAGGCCGATCGACCGACCGCGGGTTTCTTTCTTGGCGCGCGCGCGGGGCGGGCGGTCGCTGAGATGAGCGATGTCACCGGCAGGTTCGTGCTGGCCGCGGCCGTCGCGGTGGCGTCGctggtgatggcggcggcggcgcggcacgaCTACGGGGACGCGCTGTCCAAGAGCCTGCTCTACTTCGAGTCGCAGCGGTCGGGCCGGCTGCCGTACAACCAGCGGGTGCGGTGGCGCGGCCACTCGGGGCTCACCGACGGGCTGGAGCAAGGGGTGGACCTCGTGGGAGGCTACTACGACGCCGGCGACCATGTCAAGTTCGGCCTCCCCATGGCCTTCACCGTCACCATGCTCTCCTGGGCCGTCCTCGAGTACGGCGACCAgatcgccgccgccggcgagggcGCCCACGCGCTGCAGTCCATCAAGTGGGGCACCGACTACTTCATCAAGGCGCACACCGCGCCCAACGAGCTCTGGACCCAGGTCAGTCAGTCATCGatcgacgccgccatcgccatgACCGGCCGGCCGCGCAGAATGTGAAGTGTAAACACGTACGTACACACGCTGCATCTTTTCTGACCCGATCGCGCATACGTACAGGTCGGCGACGGCGACTCGGACCACTACTGCTGGCAGCGGCCGGAGGACATGACGACGTCGCGGCGGGCCTACAAGGTGGACGCCGAGCACCCCGGCTCGGAGGTGGCCGCCGaaaccgccgccgccatggccgccgcgtcCATCGTGTTCCGGCGAGCCGGCGACGCGCACTACgcgcacctcctcctccaccacgcGCAGCAGGTACGCTGTCACGTACTACATACTTGTCACACAAAATTAATTAATCAACGTAAAGCAGAAAATTCAGACTAGATTAGCACCAGCTTAATTTCCCTTTAAGCTTTTGTCAGCGCCCTTTACACAGAATTCACGATTAAAAAATACGACACTCGATCCACTAGCCGCAGCTGGGTCTGGTACGTGACAACGAGCAGCTCAACGTCCATcgtacacacacacgcacacgcttGACGCTTCGGCTATACCGTAGTATTTTTTACGTATATGTGTCGTCGTATTTACTTATACGTACGCGTATTGCTAACTAATTTGTACGTACGTATGTATATTATACGTGCAGCTGTTCGAGTTCGCGGACAAGTACCGGGGGCGGTACGACGCGAGCGTGCGGGTGGTGAAGAGCTACTACCCGTCGGCGAGCGGGTACAACGACGAGCTGCTGTGGGCGGCGCTGTGGCTGCACCGCGCCACCGGCGGCCGCGAGTACCTCGACTACGCCGTCGCCAACGCCGACGACTTCGGCGGCACCGGCTGGGGCGTCTCCGAGTTCAGCTGGGACATCAAGTACCCCGGCCTCCAGATCCTCGCCTCCAAGGTCAGTACCACTCATCACCATCTCTCTCTGTGTCTCTCCATTGCTGACGCATGCACGcagcccatgcatgcatgcactgcgCCAACCTAGCGACCTTTCCTTCAGCTGGTCAAACTTGTTTACCTT encodes the following:
- the LOC123143834 gene encoding endoglucanase 5, whose translation is MSDVTGRFVLAAAVAVASLVMAAAARHDYGDALSKSLLYFESQRSGRLPYNQRVRWRGHSGLTDGLEQGVDLVGGYYDAGDHVKFGLPMAFTVTMLSWAVLEYGDQIAAAGEGAHALQSIKWGTDYFIKAHTAPNELWTQVGDGDSDHYCWQRPEDMTTSRRAYKVDAEHPGSEVAAETAAAMAAASIVFRRAGDAHYAHLLLHHAQQLFEFADKYRGRYDASVRVVKSYYPSASGYNDELLWAALWLHRATGGREYLDYAVANADDFGGTGWGVSEFSWDIKYPGLQILASKLLLEEKDLSSEYRAVLEKYRAKAEFYVCSNMNKNPGGAARNAPRTPAGLIFIRPWNNLQYVTNAVFLLTVHSDLLAALGEPLRCTVDEDADTSDTGGETAADVVVRAEEVLAFAKTQADYILGTNPMETSYLVGYSDKYPRRVHHRAASTASFADEKGFIGCAQGFDSWYSAGEENPHDLVGAVVGGPDGEDRFNDQRGAYMQTEACTYNTAPMVGVFSRLMELDAEERLREQRDL